The genome window CAGCAATCTATAAAAACCGCATAGACTACCTTACTAGTGTTTGTGCATAACAGCGTGTTTGGCGATATGAGAAATGTGAACCCTCTTTCAGGTGCATAAGTTGTTTTGGGTGTGTGGGCGAACAGAGAAGAGGGCACGTCCTTCCTCTGTGGTTTGATGTTGCACGTCACAGCTCAGATCCCCTTAGTGTGTCTGAAACAGGAGACATTTTTACTGCGAAGATAAGTGTGGCTACAAGAGAAAAGCCCCCAGAATACACACAGGCTGTGTAACTAGCTTCCAGTGTTTCATAAGACTGCATTTTGGATGCTCCTGCTGGTCTGCTAATCTTTCAGGGGAAGATGTCTCTCGGCCCTGTGAACCATTATTTCATCATGCAAAAAATcagcatttaaaacacaaaaacgtattcattcattcatttctttatttatttcaaatgaaatacattatgctcattttcaggttcataattttagtttagtttactCCAGAAGGTTAACATGTGTCATtgctccaaaaaacaaacaaaacaaaaaaacatccgTTGTctcatacaacaacaacagagcagcttggCTAAACCAGAACTTACGTGTTAAAGTAGCTGCTAGGGATAAATtatatgaatgtgtgatatTCTGACACATTGTGATGTcgcaaagtcacagaattaaaggggGGACTGCTGACAAAGTATTTCAGGCACATCAGGAAAAAAAGCTATAAACTGTCTTGCCTACGCCTCAAAGAGTATATACTTTGTGTGGAGTTAGTATAGTATACTCTGTCGACAAACAGTATGTAtaacctttttttgtgtgtgttacaagGTTCTGCTTTGTCACTCTTCACAGGTTTGAGCCCTCTCCATCTGGCTGTGCTGCGTGGCCACAAAGATTTGGCCAGAATGCTGCTGGATGCAGGGGCTGACATCAACGCCATGGTCAGTCCCTGTGTTTCACTGACTCACCTCTGACTAAGTTTCACAACAtcacttttttacatttaccGTCTTTgcatcctctgacttttcccatggtgctttttttttctaatcaggACATCAAAAGTGGTCAGAGTCCTCTCATGCACGCGGTGGAGAGCAATAACGCAGACATGATCCACTTCCTCATTGAGGTAACAAGGGTGTGTGGGtagggaggaaggagaggagacaagggTTGTGACTCAGCTCTATTCGATATGTTTAGTTTTCTCTTTCCAGCTCATACTGAGTTTGCCATTGTTGTCTAGCTCATAGATAAGACCTTCAAAGAACTGGTGCAAAATAATTATACTTGAGCTTTATTATCAGAGCTTGGGAGACGTGTTGCTCATGGGCAGAATTATCTGTTCTCCTTCTTTCATCTCCCCTATCTGATCTAACTCTCCTTGGATCAATCTTTGGTTTCACTTTCCATGCTGAATCTGCGTCCACTGGTTTTCTTTATGAATCACATCTGTGTCAacttctctgtttttctgttgcagAGTGGCTGTAATGTCAACAGCCAGTCGTATAGCGGGAACACGGCCCTGCATGGCGCCTGTGGCCGAGGTCAGGTGGACACGGTGAGGTTGCTGCTGAAGAGCGGAGCAGACAGCAGCCTTAAGAACTACCACAACGACACCCCTGTGATGGTGGCCAAGAACAAAAAAGTGAGCAAGGAGATGACAGAAAGGGAAAATAAGCATTATAAAGAAAACCTTGCTAAAAGTACTATGTTTactgtattgtttgttttagtcAAATGTATAATTACATGATGGAAAATCCCATTTATTTTCTACTTCACTTACATCAGAATGAATGCaaagagttttaaaaatgtgcttgaCTCAGCTTTGATTAGAAGAGTAGGAAGGAATAGTTGGAGGCATAATTGGAAAGTAAATGTGCATATCCTTCCCTCTAGAGGTCAGACCTGGATGGTGCAGTGTTTTCTCCACTAataggaggttttttttttattgtagatCACTGTGACACACAGACAAGGTTGTAACAGAGTGTAAATATTTTGCAGATTGCAGATGTGTTACGAGGGAGAGGCTCCAACCAGATAAGAGTTCAAGATCAacaatgtgtgtctgtttcacCACATGGGAGTAACTTAACGGAAAATGGTAAGAGCATGCACAAATCCCCAAGGTGTTTATTACGTATGTGCAATCTTGTTTTGAATGGAAAGGAACCGTCACGTTATATCACTTTTCTCGGGACATGGTAACTCTTCTTAGTGCTGCAATATTTgcatctctgctgctgttgtgttcaTGCGCACATTGATCACCACTTTAATTTGGATACATCACATGACGAGCATTtgttatttatcatttaaaactgttgtgttaaaatgtacGACAAGGGTTTTTTTTACTGGTCGTGAAACTGTCTCAAAGGAATACTAATATCTCTGTATGGCCTACACAAGGCAACAAGACCATCAATAAGAGGACCGGCTATTCTTGTACAGATATTATAAATGTGAGATTTCTTACTGCTTGGGTTGGATAACTGTGGAAGCAATAAATGGCCATGGGTCGAACATATTACATTCCCTCTTATTGCTTCtatattaatgtttatttaatcagCAGTGCCTTGAGGCATACATGGCGTGATAATGACATAAATTAAGTTTGTTCTGTCACGATTAAATTatctctgaaaaacaacatttgttattCTGTGATAAAGACactaaaaaatatttaatttatcaCGGAAAAAAATGGAGCAAAGAACATGTTTGACCCATGATGGTTTGGGGCTTCCATACATAACTACGATCCTGGCACTCGTACCTTGTGTCAGATCAAGAAACAATACTGTGGTATGTCTCCGTCCTCGTTCACCCATGAGCACACAGTCACAAAAATCACAGTATTTCATTtgcactctctgtctctccttcagGGTCCCCATCTCCCAACCATAGCCGTGGATGTTCGCCTTTGACCGCACCACACACCCTTAACCGtagctcctccagctctccgAAGACGCCATCGCTTTTATATCCATTTTTCTAGCTCAAAGTTCGTGTCCAGTGCAGCTCGCAACTACCTCCACACAGCCAACCACCAAAGGGGCTTCACTGCCTGAAGGGACATTCGGGAGACGGGTTAAGCCAATGGAATGGAAAGCCTGAGCCTGGTATAAGACTCCCCTACACGCTGGCCCTGTTTTCCTGGGCTGCATGACAAGAGACAGTCATAGTTGGCAGTTCTTCTTGGGTATCGATGCCTGGACAGAGTGTGCCTGCATCCTGCCTGCCcattcagctgctgttgtgGGCACTCGACTAATGACTGGGAGCAAACTGGTGACCTACAAGCTGCTGCAGCGATCAGCTGGATTTCTCTACATGGACCAGAAATAGGCCACTGCATGCAATTAGGGCTGCGCATAAAGAACTGTTTTGGAACAGAAATTATGGACCTAAgctctttaaaatgttttgacctTTACTTCAGTAGAAAGATAGAAGGAAATGAAGGGATTATATGCAAGAAATGTCCCAATGTAGACTAGAACTtggaatgtattttttttttttatgtatccAGTCTGCTCACTGTAAGGCTTGATGATGTACATAACACAGTTCAGTGCCTTCTTTCTGCTATTTTAATACTGTTCGTAAACATTATCTTCAAGATCTGTTTATGTGCACGTGTGTTGTTTTATCAGTGTAAAAAGTTGaagatattttttatataaaagcagTCCAACAGATTCACTTGTGGCTTGTTTTTGTCAGCTCGTCCCACAGGAGCGTTTGGGAATTTGAAAGCAGGGTTGTGATTGGTCAGTAGGAGGTCCTCGGGCGCAAACAGCCAGCCCAAAAACGAACGCGCGGCCATGTTGAATTTCCGAGATTCTGAAAGAAGAGACAAAAGAGCGACAACTCGGTGGATTCTGGAAACAGCGAGTATTTACCAAACTTAATGAAACTGCCGATATAACACTGAGCAACGACACAACGAGGAACACTGTGGGTGGATGTAGCAAAGCCAATGTAGCATCTTACTCCGATTGGGTAAATAGCCATTTCTCTAGCATATTGATCAGCGTATCCGTTGATGTTAGCACGCACTGGCTAAGCTAACACTAGCATGCTAGCTTGGTCGTTTGGTCGGACTGAATAAAAGTTTTGAACTAACATCTGAGAAGCGTGAAGACACAGAAAAGGCTGCTTTGTGAAGAACGCCTCTCGGTTAACCGTCTGAAAATGCATCTACGTCAGAAACGCACATAAGACCGAACCGTTTAGCCacttgctaacgttagccggaTTGGTAGAGCCACGTTGCTATGCACAAAGTTTTTAACGCAGCTTCTAGACATGCTAATTGACTTCTCTGTAGCTAACTTTCCCGTCGATTAGTGAAAATGAAGTGATCGTAAAAGAGTACCGACTGGATGGTGTGCCCATCATTGATTTTACTGTGTATTGTCTAAAAAGTTAAATGTCCAGTGGTTAACTTTCAACGTAACTTAAGTTGTCGAGTTGAGCGTCCAAACGCTATTACGTTAGCATAAGTTAGCATTTGGTTAAGCTAGCGCTCACCCGTGGGATCACAACAAAGCCACACTGGCAGGTTGTAATCGCTATTTCTTGTCAATTTTAGCATTTAACTcggtattttttgttttttgtttttactaatTGCACATTGTTGACTCAAAGCTACTTGGGGAAACGTGTTTTTACTTATaaaacttgttttgttgttgctgacaTTTTATGGTTAGCTGAatatgcttgtgtttgtgttttcagtttgttaaaGGTGTACACACCTTAAAGTATGTTTTTGCTCTTCAGTGATTTTGATTAACGGTGGTTTATGTCGCTGactatgttttttgtttattggttTCCTTGttaatgccctaaaatgtaagaATCCACGATTGTTTGTTGCCTGGCAGGTAACCTGGATTGTTTGTTGGACTTGGAATCCCCAAAGCACTTTGCAGCCTGCCATCTCAACTGTTGCTGCAGAAGTAAAGGAAACTGGAACAAGTGAACCACAGACATTTAAAGTGGGCTGTCCATGATTTCTGGAGTGATTTTTCTGAGCCAGTATTAAGCCCCAGcaaagacatttgaagactttCAATGTCCAAGGAACAATTTATATAAGTCTGAGACGTGACCAAGCAGATCATATTGCTTCTTGCTTCTCGCCATTTTGAATGTATAAACCTAGCACTGGGACTTAAAAAGCCAAGCAAAGATATTTgaagaacacaacaacatttctggaTCATCATTACAGTGAGGATCAAAGGACTCTTGACAAAacttttgaaagaaaatgagaggttttctttggtcacatgtttgatttatttattcatatgaaTGTTACTTTCTCCCTTTTTGGAGAGTGGTCTTGTAAATAGACAGAATTCATACACAGACTTCTTCTTTTCAAGAGGTCTGAGCGTCCGATTGTGGACACAATACATTCTTAAGaaaggaaagacagagaaaaagttgtattttttcaGCTTTTAGGGTTTGGTTTTTTTACACACAGGTGCATTAATCAAAACAGTTGCAAGAAAAAGACGCAAATATAAAACACCGTTGAGACGTTGATCTCATGGCTACAGCAAGGACAGCGAACCCAGCGCCAATGATTGGATTGAATAAACCAGCAAATGGGCAGTTCAGAGGACAGACTAAGCCAGCTGGGCAACTGCCAGGACTCCTTGCACCTGCCCAACAGCCCAGTGGCCCCATGAGAATGTCCAGCATTCCTCAAAGCAGTGGGGGCATCAAGTAAGAAACTGGTTCCATACATTCTGTCACTTCTGCATTGAAAGAAATTTAGATCAAAGTTAGATTTTGTATCCGTTAATCACTTCTGCAGTGTCAGTACTTGGACTGGACACagaaatcaaaatataaatacaaattgtATCCCTTACAACAGGAAAAAGCTTCTATCAGGTATTTCttgcaaaaaaaagtttaacaCAAATTTTTGGACATTCCATTTCCTGTAAAGGTAAACAATAATTGCTAGCTCCTTCAGGGACTAGGTTCCCAGGCTCTGATTTAATATACATGAAAAAGAGTTTGGAGGTGGAAGACCCTTGATTTTTGTGGTTCAGTATATTTCAAAGTCGCTTTAAAAATGCTATATTTATTGAGACTTGACAGTGTTAATTCTTAACCTTCACAAAGGTTTGGCGATGACTGGAAGAAGTGCCTGGAGCTTCCTCCAAAAGATACCCGAATGAGAACTTCGGTAAGTTGACTTAATTATAGCCAATGTAATTATTCAGATTTACTGTTTATAAATCCATATTCTTTTAAATTAATAAGGATTCACTAAATATGGTTTGGCTGTTAATGCTGTCATATCAACAAGGACTTAGGATCGTCTTGAACAGTTATCTAATTTTTCTGCTCTGGTCTACCAGGATGTGACATCAACCAAGGGAAATGAATTTGAAGACTACTGCCTGAAGCGGGAACTTCTAATGGGGATCTTTGAAATGGGATGGGAGAAACCCTCCCCTATCCAGGTAAATGAATCCATGAGAGCTGAGTGCACTCTTGATAGTGAGGCGAGCTTGATTTGGAATTCTTTATGAAACACCTCGAGGCTGCTGAATTTATGAAAGGAATTATCATTGCTTTATTTCAGTTCAGGATTCCAGTCAACAAAATTATGTAGTTTTCCCCATTTGGTTGTACTGCCAACCAACCATTTTATCTGGCATCTAGAAATGCTACCGGGGCTTGTTTTGCAGCATTCCACAACCAGCCACAGGATCCCatcgtgtgtctgtgtgtcttgctCATTGTACTAATTGGAGTTGTCTGTCTGCCTAAAGGAGGAAAGCATCCCCATCGCTCTATCAGGCAGAGATATCCTGGCTCGGGCAAAGAATGGCACAGGGAAAAGTGGAGCCTACCTCATCCCTCTCCTGGAAAGAATAGACCTGAAAAAGGATTTCATCCAAGGTGAGTAATGCTGCTTCAGCCAGATGGTGTTGTTTTTGGAACAGTCGTAATTTGACAGATATACATCTCTGAACGGCTTTTTTTGATTGTTGTACTTAAAAATTATATTGATGTttatggagttttttttttttttttttgttcaacaaACTATAATCCATGACCACTGAACTTTTCTACTTCATACCCATTTCTTTCTACTGTTTGTGGAAAAGGAACTGAAATGTAGTAGTGAGCATCACTCTATATAATATTCCCCGTGCATCCCACCAACCCTTGCATTTCATCAGCCCTTGCCATTTTTGTCTCATTCCAGCCATAGTATTGGTGCCAACAAGAGAGTTGGCCCTACAGGTGAGCCAAATCAGCATTCAGATCAGCAAGCACCTCGGAGGGGTCAAGGTCATGGCTACCACAGGTGGCACCAACTTGAGGGACGACATAATGCGTCTTGATGAGACAGGTACTTGTAATGCTGTTAACTACAATCTTCTTTATGGAAACAGCCCTTTTCAATTCCTTGAAGGTTAAGTGTTAATGTGGTCAACAAACACATGTTGACCACAGTTAAGCATTAGCATAATGTTACTGATGTGCTGTTTgtacctcctcctctcttgaTAGTGCATGTAGTGATTGCTACACCAGGCAGGATACTGGACCTGATCAAGAAGGGTGTGGCAAAAGTGGAGAGGGCCCAAATGATAGTGATGGATGAGGTGGGTTTGACTCTTAATCTCAGAATCCACTTTTTAATATggttgactgtttttttttttttttaaatgccttaCTTTTAAATGTCTCTCCAGGCAGATAAACTGCTGTCCCAGGACTTTGTGGTCATAATTGAAGATAtcatcagcttctttccaaAGGAACGTCAGATCCTGCTTTACTCTGCCACTTTCCCCATCAGTGTGCAAAAATTCATGGTGAG of Sparus aurata chromosome 17, fSpaAur1.1, whole genome shotgun sequence contains these proteins:
- the ddx61 gene encoding probable ATP-dependent RNA helicase ddx6; its protein translation is MATARTANPAPMIGLNKPANGQFRGQTKPAGQLPGLLAPAQQPSGPMRMSSIPQSSGGIKFGDDWKKCLELPPKDTRMRTSDVTSTKGNEFEDYCLKRELLMGIFEMGWEKPSPIQEESIPIALSGRDILARAKNGTGKSGAYLIPLLERIDLKKDFIQAIVLVPTRELALQVSQISIQISKHLGGVKVMATTGGTNLRDDIMRLDETVHVVIATPGRILDLIKKGVAKVERAQMIVMDEADKLLSQDFVVIIEDIISFFPKERQILLYSATFPISVQKFMSKHLKKPYEINLMEELTLKGITQYYAYVTERQKVHCLNTLFSRLQINQSIIFCNSTQRVELLAKKITQLGYSCFYIHAKMMQEYRNRVFHDFRNGLCRNLVCTDLFTRGIDIQAVNVVINFDFPKSAETYLHRIGRSGRFGHLGLAINLITCDDRYNLKNIEDQLVTEIKPIPGSIDKSLYVAEFHSVDPDDDEDDDGIEGGAKIKEL